The following coding sequences lie in one Myxococcus xanthus genomic window:
- a CDS encoding EAL domain-containing protein, which yields MSLPLSSAPAPAWLWKGDEPSVTSVFQPIVDLLRGEVIGHEVLSRGPGEFREPHVLFTQARLEGYTWELERACWTSALRCISTLPEAQRSAPFFFNVSPDVLSDPRFGDGSTEELLARYGLNPKNLVLEITEKAAFEDNALLQRLTRQCSALGFGIALDDFGAGHSGLVTLVNSAPQFIKLDQALVRDIHRHSYQQHLVKSLVAFAASVNATLIAEGVETWDELAVLLRLGIRHAQGYLVARPAPVPVLPSVEFEARRHEAMRALDFREDEDDDTVGSIVIRRVCVERPVPTEELERFFQQKADVDHVAVLHGERLEALVLRRVTATKGAAQVAPLIVEDRMALTTLARLAMERAPEALYDPVAVTDAQKRFLGTVTMQQLIRRVTELLERHTPA from the coding sequence ATGAGCCTGCCCCTCTCCTCCGCACCAGCCCCCGCCTGGCTGTGGAAAGGTGACGAGCCGAGCGTCACCTCGGTGTTTCAGCCCATCGTGGACTTGCTGCGTGGTGAGGTCATCGGGCACGAAGTGCTCTCGCGGGGACCGGGCGAGTTCCGCGAGCCGCACGTGCTCTTCACGCAAGCGCGATTGGAAGGCTACACGTGGGAGCTGGAGCGCGCGTGCTGGACGTCCGCGCTGCGCTGCATCTCCACGCTGCCGGAGGCGCAACGCAGCGCGCCCTTCTTCTTCAACGTCAGCCCGGATGTGCTGAGCGACCCGCGCTTCGGGGATGGCTCCACGGAGGAGCTGCTCGCGCGCTACGGACTGAATCCGAAGAACCTGGTGCTCGAAATCACGGAGAAGGCGGCCTTCGAGGACAACGCGTTGCTGCAGCGGCTGACGCGACAGTGTTCGGCGCTGGGCTTCGGCATCGCGTTGGATGACTTCGGCGCGGGGCACTCCGGGTTGGTGACGCTGGTGAACAGCGCGCCGCAGTTCATCAAGCTGGACCAGGCGCTGGTGCGGGACATCCACCGGCACAGCTATCAGCAGCACCTGGTGAAGTCGCTGGTGGCCTTCGCGGCCAGCGTCAACGCGACGCTGATTGCCGAAGGTGTGGAGACCTGGGACGAGCTGGCCGTACTGCTGCGGCTGGGCATCCGGCACGCGCAGGGCTACCTGGTGGCCCGCCCCGCGCCCGTGCCCGTGCTCCCCAGCGTTGAGTTCGAGGCGCGGCGGCATGAAGCCATGCGCGCGCTCGACTTCCGCGAGGACGAGGACGACGACACGGTGGGCAGCATCGTCATCCGCCGCGTCTGCGTGGAGCGGCCCGTGCCGACAGAGGAACTGGAGCGGTTCTTCCAGCAGAAGGCCGACGTGGACCACGTCGCCGTGCTGCATGGCGAGCGGCTGGAGGCGCTGGTGTTGCGGCGCGTGACGGCCACGAAGGGCGCGGCGCAGGTGGCGCCGCTCATCGTCGAGGACCGGATGGCGCTCACCACCCTGGCGCGGCTGGCCATGGAACGCGCGCCCGAGGCGCTCTATGACCCGGTGGCTGTCACGGATGCCCAGAAGCGGTTCCTGGGCACCGTCACCATGCAGCAGCTCATTCGCCGCGTCACGGAGCTGCTGGAGCGGCACACGCCGGCCTGA